Proteins from a genomic interval of Marmoricola sp. OAE513:
- a CDS encoding type II secretion system F family protein → MIAAVTAAVVLVLLVGYRAAPTLKAVEVDAEPVMEEHASLLRIWRLPLGVLVGCAAWAFLGGFVGAVGGVAVAVVAWKILGAVESPDAKKRRVELERDLPVAVHLLGAALASGSSSTTAVLDVAEALPGAIADELRRTYHRLLLGVDPVTVWRTVDGALQPLGRTLVRAHESGASVRGAVERLSEDLRAGSQQRAEAIARTVEVRASAPLGACFLPAFVVLGIVPMTVGIFSTLDLFG, encoded by the coding sequence ATGATCGCCGCCGTCACAGCCGCAGTCGTCCTGGTGTTGCTCGTCGGCTATCGCGCCGCGCCGACGCTGAAGGCGGTCGAGGTAGATGCAGAGCCGGTGATGGAGGAGCACGCGTCGCTGCTCCGCATCTGGCGTCTCCCGCTCGGAGTGCTGGTCGGGTGTGCAGCGTGGGCGTTCCTCGGTGGGTTCGTCGGGGCGGTCGGCGGGGTCGCCGTCGCCGTCGTGGCGTGGAAGATCCTGGGCGCGGTGGAGAGTCCGGACGCAAAGAAGCGACGCGTCGAGCTGGAACGCGACCTGCCCGTGGCAGTTCACCTGCTCGGAGCCGCGCTGGCCTCCGGATCCTCCTCGACCACCGCAGTGCTGGACGTCGCTGAGGCGCTTCCCGGCGCTATCGCGGATGAGCTCCGCCGGACGTATCACCGTCTCCTGCTCGGCGTCGATCCGGTCACCGTCTGGCGAACCGTCGACGGCGCGCTGCAGCCGCTGGGAAGGACGTTGGTGAGGGCACACGAGTCGGGTGCCTCGGTTCGCGGTGCTGTCGAGCGCTTGTCGGAGGACCTGCGTGCGGGGAGTCAGCAGCGTGCCGAAGCGATCGCGCGCACGGTGGAGGTTCGCGCGTCGGCGCCCCTGGGTGCTTGCTTCCTGCCGGCCTTCGTGGTGCTCGGCATCGTCCCGATGACTGTCGGGATCTTCTCCACCCTCGATCTCT
- a CDS encoding type II secretion system F family protein has translation MTAVIAALAASFVVGLWGASRPASRATPAPWVLVPLALFVMVLAAGPSLPPPLVVIAALTASVIVGRLRRSRMRVAAARRTGHALAACEGMAADLRSGLPPTTALDAAADDWAEFRPVADAARLGGDVPAAVRRLAAQPGAGELRTVAAAWVVAHRSGASLADAVSLASRSMREAEAMSQLVETELASARATARMLALLPLGVLVLARGTGGDPFAFLLGTAPGLICLSCGLLLTWAGLVWLDRIAEGVRG, from the coding sequence GTGACAGCCGTCATCGCCGCGTTGGCCGCGTCGTTCGTCGTCGGGCTCTGGGGTGCCTCGCGGCCCGCCTCGAGAGCGACGCCGGCTCCTTGGGTACTCGTTCCACTGGCGCTCTTCGTCATGGTCCTGGCAGCGGGGCCCTCGCTGCCTCCACCCTTGGTGGTGATCGCGGCGCTGACGGCGTCTGTCATCGTCGGTCGGCTGCGGCGCTCGCGGATGCGCGTCGCCGCGGCACGCAGAACGGGTCACGCACTTGCCGCGTGCGAAGGCATGGCTGCGGATCTTCGATCCGGGCTGCCTCCGACCACGGCGCTCGACGCTGCAGCCGACGATTGGGCGGAGTTCCGCCCGGTTGCCGATGCTGCTCGGCTCGGCGGAGACGTCCCCGCCGCAGTTCGCAGGCTCGCTGCTCAGCCGGGAGCGGGGGAGCTGCGCACCGTAGCGGCCGCCTGGGTGGTCGCTCACCGTTCGGGCGCGAGTCTGGCCGACGCGGTTTCGCTCGCAAGCCGTTCGATGCGGGAGGCTGAGGCGATGTCGCAGCTCGTGGAGACAGAGCTCGCGTCGGCACGGGCGACAGCGAGGATGCTCGCGCTGCTACCTCTAGGTGTGCTTGTGCTCGCCCGAGGAACGGGCGGCGACCCGTTCGCCTTCCTCCTCGGCACGGCTCCAGGACTGATCTGCTTGTCGTGCGGATTGCTGCTCACCTGGGCGGGTCTGGTGTGGCTCGACCGCATCGCCGAAGGGGTTCGAGGATGA
- a CDS encoding TadA family conjugal transfer-associated ATPase, translated as MNGGVPPDSLSAVRDELARTGSEVTPHQVARALRQRGRPVGDAEVLAVHDALRRDVLGAGPLEDLLALPGVTDVLVNGAEEVWIDRGQGLELTSVRFDDEDAVRRLAQRLATVGGRRLDTASPYVDLRLPDGTRFHAVLHPIARPGTMISLRVPSRRTLDLAAIEASGAISSDGAALLRQVVARRLAFLVTGGTGTGKTTLLGALLSLVDPAHRIVLVEDASELRPQHPHVVALESRPANVEGAGEVPLRTLVRQALRMRPDRLVVGEVRGAEVVDLMAAMNTGHEGGCGTLHANSAGDVPARIESLAMAAGLGREAAASQLASAVDAVIHLDRGPAGQRAVREIGVVVRTGATAEVLTAVRFGSEQGTECGPGFARLEMLLAR; from the coding sequence GTGAACGGAGGTGTTCCTCCGGACAGCCTCAGTGCCGTGCGGGACGAGCTCGCGCGGACCGGCTCAGAGGTCACTCCGCACCAGGTCGCTCGAGCGCTGCGGCAGCGAGGGAGGCCGGTCGGGGATGCGGAAGTGCTGGCGGTGCACGACGCACTGAGGCGCGACGTCCTGGGGGCAGGGCCTCTCGAAGACCTGCTCGCCCTGCCCGGTGTCACTGACGTGCTGGTCAACGGTGCGGAGGAGGTGTGGATCGACCGCGGTCAGGGCCTCGAGCTCACCTCGGTCAGGTTTGACGACGAGGACGCCGTACGTCGGCTCGCCCAAAGGCTCGCCACCGTCGGCGGCCGCAGGTTGGACACGGCATCGCCGTACGTCGACCTCCGACTGCCGGACGGCACCCGCTTCCACGCGGTCCTCCATCCGATCGCGCGGCCCGGAACGATGATCTCCTTGCGGGTCCCGAGCCGGCGCACGCTCGACCTCGCGGCGATCGAAGCATCCGGCGCGATCAGCTCTGACGGGGCCGCCTTGCTCCGGCAGGTCGTGGCTCGTCGTCTCGCTTTCCTGGTGACCGGTGGAACCGGCACGGGCAAGACGACGCTGCTCGGCGCTCTGCTCTCGCTCGTCGATCCGGCGCACCGCATCGTGCTGGTCGAGGATGCCAGCGAGCTGCGGCCCCAACATCCCCACGTGGTCGCGCTCGAGTCACGACCGGCGAACGTGGAAGGAGCGGGCGAGGTGCCTCTGAGGACCTTGGTCAGGCAAGCACTGCGGATGCGTCCGGATCGGCTGGTCGTCGGCGAGGTCCGCGGTGCGGAGGTCGTGGACCTGATGGCGGCGATGAACACCGGGCACGAGGGCGGCTGCGGGACGCTGCACGCGAACTCGGCCGGCGATGTGCCTGCCCGCATCGAGAGCCTTGCCATGGCCGCCGGCCTTGGTAGGGAGGCAGCGGCCAGCCAGCTCGCTTCGGCCGTGGACGCCGTCATCCACCTCGACCGTGGCCCCGCCGGCCAGCGCGCGGTGCGGGAGATCGGCGTCGTCGTTCGGACCGGAGCGACGGCGGAGGTGCTCACCGCCGTCCGGTTCGGGTCTGAGCAAGGCACGGAGTGCGGTCCGGGGTTTGCTCGGCTGGAAATGTTGCTCGCCCGGTGA